From Acidovorax sp. FHTAMBA, one genomic window encodes:
- a CDS encoding arylesterase — MIRYLQRRRHFILSTGIGVVVGLCAPLAAAQAPGKAATAPARPPVILVLGDSLSAEYGLARGTGWVALLEKQLAQEKMSATVVNASVSGETTSGGRSRLPALLAQHQPSHVVVELGGNDALRGLPLKNTEENLTFMTQAAQKAGAKVLLVGMQVPPNYGTAYADQFAGLFTKVAKAQKAAVVPFFLKGVADGPEPTRLFQPDRIHPRAEAHPQMLANVWPELKKLLR; from the coding sequence TTGATTCGTTATCTGCAGCGACGGCGCCACTTTATCCTGAGCACCGGTATCGGCGTGGTGGTGGGGCTTTGTGCGCCGCTGGCGGCCGCCCAGGCCCCCGGCAAGGCCGCCACCGCACCGGCCCGGCCGCCGGTGATTCTGGTGCTGGGCGATTCCCTCAGCGCCGAATACGGGCTGGCACGTGGTACCGGATGGGTGGCCTTGCTGGAAAAACAGCTGGCCCAGGAAAAAATGAGCGCCACGGTGGTCAATGCCAGCGTGAGTGGCGAGACCACATCCGGCGGCCGTTCGCGCCTGCCGGCGCTGCTGGCCCAGCACCAGCCCAGCCATGTGGTGGTGGAACTGGGCGGAAACGACGCCCTGCGGGGCCTGCCGCTCAAGAACACCGAGGAGAACCTCACCTTCATGACGCAAGCGGCGCAAAAAGCCGGTGCAAAGGTCTTGCTGGTGGGTATGCAGGTGCCGCCCAACTATGGCACCGCCTATGCCGATCAGTTCGCCGGCCTGTTCACCAAGGTGGCCAAGGCGCAGAAAGCGGCAGTGGTGCCGTTCTTTCTGAAGGGCGTGGCCGACGGGCCGGAGCCGACCCGTCTGTTCCAGCCTGACCGCATCCACCCGCGCGCCGAAGCGCACCCGCAGATGCTGGCCAACGTGTGGCCGGAACTGAAAAAACTGCTGCGCTGA
- the rlmB gene encoding 23S rRNA (guanosine(2251)-2'-O)-methyltransferase RlmB: MSSPKVLFGFHAVGVRLKTAPKSIIEIYYEATRRDARMRQFLDRAREAGARLIEADSVRIAKLAGSHGHQGVAARVEPVKVATSLDELLEDLEAAGIEQPLLLVLDGVTDPHNLGACLRVADGAGAHAVIAPKDHAVGINATVAKVASGAAETMPYFMVTNLSRTLNELKERNIWCIGTSDDAPKTIYQVDLKGPVALVLGAEGDGMRQLTRKTCDELVSIPMKGAVESLNVSVASGVCLYEALRQRT, from the coding sequence ATGTCCAGCCCCAAAGTTCTCTTCGGCTTTCACGCCGTGGGCGTGCGTCTGAAGACCGCGCCGAAATCCATCATCGAGATTTACTACGAAGCCACGCGGCGCGATGCCCGCATGCGCCAGTTTCTCGACCGCGCCCGCGAGGCGGGTGCCCGCCTCATCGAAGCCGACAGCGTGCGCATCGCCAAGCTGGCCGGCAGCCATGGCCACCAGGGCGTGGCCGCACGGGTGGAGCCCGTGAAGGTCGCCACTTCGCTGGATGAACTGCTGGAAGACCTGGAAGCCGCCGGCATTGAGCAGCCCCTGCTGCTGGTGCTCGACGGCGTGACCGACCCGCACAACCTGGGCGCCTGCCTGCGTGTGGCCGATGGCGCGGGGGCCCATGCCGTCATCGCCCCCAAGGACCACGCCGTGGGCATCAATGCCACCGTGGCCAAGGTGGCCAGCGGCGCGGCCGAGACCATGCCGTACTTCATGGTGACCAACCTCTCGCGCACGCTGAACGAGCTCAAGGAGCGCAACATCTGGTGCATCGGCACCAGCGACGACGCGCCCAAGACCATCTACCAGGTCGATCTGAAAGGCCCCGTGGCCCTGGTGCTGGGCGCCGAGGGCGACGGCATGCGCCAGCTCACGCGCAAGACCTGCGACGAGCTGGTCAGCATCCCCATGAAGGGTGCGGTCGAGAGCCTGAACGTGTCGGTGGCCAGCGGCGTGTGCCTGTACGAGGCGCTGCGCCAGAGGACCTGA
- a CDS encoding ABC transporter substrate-binding protein encodes MSRRQFLLRATQAAAATGLPLWAHTASAADEGLTPKLITLGCSIALTGPLGQAGIEQVAGMKAAFAEVNQAGGIHGREIRMDPKDDGYVAARTLQNVTQMVDSQSVFALISPLGTANTAAILPLIETRGIPTVGPVTGATSLRSPEARHVFFLRPTYREETQRLVKQIVDMGLKRIAVVYLDNPFGKEVLKDMSKALDDIKVERAGEYALAVDGKNGADLADKVAAERPGAVLLATTGTANTAFVQAFRTKAQGVPLAGLSVTVLASEMPKLAASSRGLALVQVFPDANSLKSVAVRKFQTTMKAVGADAAYIHSGSALEGWLNAQIMIEGLKNAGKDLTRERLRAGLASIRSLSFGDFNVGFGNKAPYIGSDAIYLAVYAENGRRIS; translated from the coding sequence ATGAGCCGTCGTCAATTTCTCCTGCGTGCCACCCAGGCCGCTGCCGCCACGGGCCTGCCCCTGTGGGCCCACACCGCCAGCGCGGCGGACGAGGGCCTGACGCCCAAGTTGATCACCCTGGGCTGCTCGATTGCGCTCACCGGCCCGCTGGGCCAGGCGGGCATCGAGCAGGTGGCGGGCATGAAGGCCGCGTTTGCCGAGGTGAACCAGGCGGGCGGCATCCATGGCCGCGAGATCCGCATGGACCCCAAGGACGACGGCTACGTGGCCGCCCGCACCCTGCAGAACGTGACCCAGATGGTGGATTCGCAATCGGTGTTTGCCTTGATCTCGCCCCTGGGCACCGCCAATACCGCTGCCATCCTCCCGCTGATCGAAACGCGCGGCATACCCACCGTGGGGCCGGTAACGGGCGCCACCTCGCTGCGCAGCCCGGAGGCCCGCCACGTATTCTTCCTGCGCCCCACGTACCGTGAGGAAACCCAGCGCCTGGTCAAGCAGATCGTGGACATGGGCCTCAAGCGCATTGCCGTGGTGTACCTGGACAACCCCTTCGGCAAAGAAGTGCTCAAGGACATGTCGAAGGCGCTCGACGACATCAAGGTGGAGCGCGCCGGCGAATACGCGCTGGCGGTGGACGGCAAGAACGGCGCCGATCTGGCCGACAAGGTGGCCGCAGAGCGCCCCGGCGCCGTGCTGCTGGCCACCACAGGCACGGCCAATACGGCCTTCGTGCAGGCATTTCGCACCAAGGCCCAGGGCGTGCCGCTGGCGGGGCTGTCGGTCACGGTGCTCGCCTCGGAGATGCCCAAGCTCGCAGCGTCCTCGCGCGGCCTGGCGCTGGTGCAGGTGTTTCCGGATGCCAATTCGCTCAAGTCGGTGGCGGTGCGCAAGTTCCAGACCACGATGAAGGCCGTGGGCGCCGATGCTGCCTACATCCACAGCGGCAGCGCGCTGGAGGGCTGGCTCAACGCCCAGATCATGATTGAAGGCCTGAAAAACGCCGGCAAGGACCTCACGCGCGAACGCCTTCGCGCCGGGCTGGCCAGCATCCGGTCGCTGTCGTTTGGCGACTTCAACGTGGGCTTTGGCAACAAGGCGCCATACATCGGCTCGGACGCGATCTACCTGGCCGTGTACGCCGAAAACGGCCGCCGCATCAGCTGA
- a CDS encoding PLP-dependent transferase: MGGMKAHNPDLATRLVHHAYTPPGDFAAPQPGVYKASTVIFPNVAAMRSREWKDKSGYTYGLHGTPTTFILEERLCTLEGGLQCVLVPSGLAAIANVALALLKPGDEVLIPDNAYGPGKDLASGELARFGITHVFYDPLDPSDLAARITPATRLVWLEAPGSVSMEFPDLCEQVRICRARGVTTALDNTWGAGLAFAPFDLTRDASLGVDISVHALTKYPSGGGDVLMGSVMTRDLALHMKIKLTHMRLGLGVGANDAEAVLRALPSIGLRYRAHDEAARSLAQWLQQQPAVAQVLHPALEGSPGHAHWKALCGGAQGGQGLAAGLFSVMIDARHSQQQVDAFCDGLRLFKLGYSWGGPMSLVVPYDINAMRSRASTHLKAGTLVRFAVGLEGVEDLRQDLQQALERAFN, translated from the coding sequence ATGGGCGGCATGAAAGCGCACAACCCCGACCTCGCCACCCGCCTTGTCCACCACGCCTACACACCGCCTGGCGATTTCGCCGCACCGCAACCGGGCGTGTACAAGGCCTCGACAGTCATCTTTCCGAACGTCGCCGCCATGCGCTCGCGCGAATGGAAGGACAAAAGCGGCTACACGTATGGGCTGCACGGCACGCCCACCACGTTCATTCTTGAAGAGCGCCTGTGCACCCTGGAAGGCGGTCTGCAGTGCGTACTGGTGCCCAGCGGCCTGGCCGCGATTGCCAACGTTGCGCTGGCGCTGCTCAAGCCTGGCGACGAAGTTCTGATCCCCGACAACGCTTATGGCCCCGGCAAAGACCTGGCCAGCGGCGAACTTGCGCGGTTTGGCATCACCCATGTGTTCTACGACCCGCTCGATCCGTCGGATCTGGCGGCCCGCATCACCCCGGCCACCCGATTGGTGTGGCTGGAAGCGCCGGGCTCGGTCAGCATGGAGTTCCCCGACCTTTGCGAACAGGTGCGCATCTGCCGTGCACGCGGCGTGACCACGGCGCTGGACAACACCTGGGGCGCGGGCCTGGCGTTCGCACCGTTCGACCTCACCAGGGACGCAAGTCTCGGCGTCGATATTTCCGTCCACGCGCTCACCAAATACCCCAGCGGCGGGGGCGATGTGCTCATGGGCAGCGTGATGACGCGTGACCTCGCCTTGCACATGAAGATCAAGCTCACCCACATGCGGCTGGGCCTGGGCGTAGGCGCCAACGACGCCGAAGCCGTGCTGCGAGCATTGCCGAGCATCGGCCTGCGTTACCGCGCCCATGACGAAGCGGCACGCAGCCTGGCGCAGTGGCTGCAGCAGCAGCCCGCCGTGGCGCAGGTGCTGCACCCCGCACTCGAAGGCTCGCCAGGGCACGCGCACTGGAAGGCCCTGTGCGGTGGGGCGCAGGGCGGGCAAGGGCTGGCGGCCGGCCTGTTCAGCGTGATGATCGATGCCCGCCATTCACAACAGCAGGTGGATGCGTTTTGCGACGGCCTGCGCCTGTTCAAGCTCGGCTACAGCTGGGGCGGCCCCATGAGCCTGGTGGTGCCCTATGACATCAATGCCATGCGCAGCCGCGCCAGCACCCACCTGAAGGCGGGCACGCTGGTGCGGTTTGCCGTAGGACTGGAGGGCGTGGAGGACCTGAGGCAGGACTTGCAGCAGGCCCTGGAGCGCGCCTTCAACTGA
- a CDS encoding BON domain-containing protein, whose product MNSLMHSSRPVQRIASVLAVSALALGLAACSKNEEPTVGQRMDSAVEKTEQAAADARVKADSAMQSAENTAKDATNSAMTAVDDATITARVNASLAQDPDLSALKINVDTVNGKVTLNGPAPSTVARDRAESLAKAVDGVTAVNNQLVVTAS is encoded by the coding sequence ATGAACTCCCTGATGCACTCCAGCCGTCCCGTTCAACGCATTGCCAGTGTGCTGGCGGTCAGCGCCCTGGCGCTGGGTCTTGCTGCCTGCAGCAAGAACGAAGAGCCCACCGTGGGCCAGCGCATGGACTCTGCCGTGGAAAAGACCGAGCAGGCTGCCGCTGACGCCCGGGTGAAGGCCGACAGCGCAATGCAAAGCGCGGAAAACACGGCCAAAGATGCCACCAACTCTGCCATGACGGCCGTGGATGACGCCACCATCACGGCACGTGTCAACGCGAGCCTGGCCCAGGATCCTGATCTGAGCGCGCTCAAGATCAATGTGGATACGGTGAACGGCAAGGTCACACTCAACGGCCCCGCGCCGTCCACGGTAGCCCGTGACCGCGCCGAGAGCCTGGCCAAGGCCGTAGACGGCGTGACGGCTGTGAACAACCAGCTGGTCGTCACCGCCAGCTAA
- a CDS encoding DUF2189 domain-containing protein, which yields MTVTTSKAAPDAPGAPDISESQHAEAIAERVKAQQAQPIQLQPVTMGDPFRWLARGLQDVRNAPGIAVFYGVCFWGMALLLGWVFRTRPEYTMSLASGCLLLGPFLAMGLYDTSRRREAGLKPQLSESLTCWDSHMGSMGMLVLVLVVLELLWGRASLVVFAVFFNTGMPSTTGVLQAVFNPQNWNFVAVYTLVGGAFAALVFSTSVVSIPMILDRDTDALTAGITSIRVVFENPAVMLLWGALITGIVAVSLWFWGVGLLLTGPVLGFASWHAYRACVAPPQRTV from the coding sequence ATGACCGTGACCACCTCCAAGGCCGCGCCGGATGCACCGGGCGCGCCAGACATTTCCGAATCCCAGCACGCCGAGGCCATTGCCGAGCGCGTAAAGGCCCAGCAGGCCCAACCCATCCAGTTGCAGCCGGTGACGATGGGCGACCCTTTCCGCTGGCTGGCGCGGGGCCTGCAGGACGTGCGAAATGCTCCGGGCATCGCTGTGTTTTACGGCGTTTGCTTCTGGGGCATGGCGCTGCTTCTGGGGTGGGTGTTCCGTACCCGGCCTGAATACACCATGTCCCTGGCCAGCGGCTGCCTGCTGCTGGGCCCCTTTCTGGCCATGGGGCTTTATGACACCAGCCGCCGGCGAGAGGCCGGGCTGAAACCGCAGCTGAGCGAGTCGCTCACCTGCTGGGACAGCCACATGGGCAGCATGGGCATGCTGGTGCTGGTGCTCGTGGTGCTCGAACTGCTCTGGGGGCGTGCGTCGCTGGTGGTGTTTGCCGTGTTCTTCAACACCGGCATGCCGTCCACCACGGGGGTGCTGCAAGCCGTGTTCAACCCGCAAAACTGGAACTTTGTGGCGGTGTACACCCTGGTGGGGGGCGCGTTTGCCGCGCTGGTGTTCTCCACGTCCGTGGTCTCGATTCCCATGATTCTCGACCGCGACACCGACGCACTGACCGCAGGCATCACCAGCATCCGCGTGGTGTTCGAGAATCCCGCGGTGATGCTGCTGTGGGGCGCGCTCATCACGGGCATCGTTGCCGTGTCGCTGTGGTTCTGGGGCGTGGGGCTGCTGCTGACAGGCCCGGTGCTGGGGTTTGCCAGCTGGCACGCTTACCGCGCCTGCGTGGCGCCGCCACAGCGCACCGTCTGA
- a CDS encoding chromate transporter, translating to MATDANPPSPSGDAPQRPQPRSPGDLFWSFTWLALQGFGGVLAVVQRELVEKKRWMTNAEFLEDWAVAQIMPGPNVVNLSIMIGDRYFGLRGALAALAGMLTFPLMLVLALAVVYAEFASHPAVAGALRGMGAVAAGLIAGVGIKLFASIQNHPLGRPMCMALAGLALAGMAWLRLPLFWILPVLGGAACVLTFRKLAP from the coding sequence ATGGCCACAGACGCCAACCCGCCCTCCCCCTCCGGCGACGCTCCACAGCGGCCTCAGCCCCGCAGCCCCGGCGATCTGTTCTGGTCCTTCACCTGGCTGGCCCTGCAGGGCTTTGGCGGCGTGCTGGCGGTGGTGCAGCGCGAGCTGGTGGAAAAAAAGCGCTGGATGACGAACGCGGAGTTTCTGGAGGACTGGGCTGTGGCGCAGATCATGCCCGGCCCCAACGTGGTGAACCTGAGCATCATGATCGGCGACCGCTACTTTGGCCTGCGCGGCGCGCTGGCGGCGCTGGCGGGCATGCTGACGTTTCCGCTCATGCTGGTGCTGGCGCTGGCCGTGGTGTATGCCGAATTCGCCAGCCACCCGGCCGTGGCGGGCGCGCTGCGCGGCATGGGCGCTGTGGCGGCGGGACTGATTGCCGGGGTGGGCATCAAGCTGTTTGCTTCCATCCAGAACCACCCGCTGGGCCGGCCGATGTGCATGGCGCTGGCAGGGCTGGCCCTTGCGGGCATGGCGTGGCTGCGGCTGCCGCTGTTCTGGATATTGCCCGTGCTGGGCGGCGCCGCCTGCGTGCTCACCTTCCGAAAGCTCGCACCATGA
- a CDS encoding chromate transporter has protein sequence MTALPLALGAGDWLNLFLYYLALSLLAVGGAIATAPDMHRFLVERQAWLTDPQFSASIAIAQAAPGPNVLFVALLGWNVGVNAGGPGMAGWALGALGMSLCMLGVMLPSSLLTWLATRWGHRNRNRRSVRAFKQGMAPVVIGLLLATSWVLARAHGDWTTDWPLWLLTASTVVLVWRTRLHLLWMLGAGAVLGAMGWV, from the coding sequence ATGACCGCACTGCCCCTGGCTCTGGGCGCGGGCGACTGGCTCAACCTGTTCCTGTACTACCTGGCGCTGTCGCTGCTGGCCGTGGGCGGCGCCATTGCCACAGCGCCCGACATGCACCGGTTCCTCGTCGAACGCCAGGCCTGGCTGACCGACCCGCAGTTCAGCGCGTCGATCGCCATCGCCCAGGCCGCACCGGGGCCCAATGTGCTGTTTGTGGCGCTGCTGGGCTGGAACGTGGGCGTGAACGCCGGTGGGCCGGGTATGGCGGGCTGGGCCCTGGGCGCGCTGGGCATGTCGCTGTGCATGCTGGGCGTGATGCTGCCCAGCAGCCTGCTGACCTGGCTGGCCACCCGCTGGGGCCACCGCAACCGCAACCGCCGCAGCGTGCGCGCCTTCAAGCAGGGCATGGCGCCGGTGGTGATAGGCCTGCTGCTGGCCACCTCGTGGGTGCTGGCCCGCGCCCACGGCGACTGGACCACCGACTGGCCCCTGTGGCTGCTCACCGCCAGCACCGTGGTGCTGGTGTGGCGCACCCGGCTGCACTTGCTGTGGATGCTGGGCGCGGGGGCGGTGCTGGGGGCGATGGGCTGGGTGTAG
- a CDS encoding fumarylacetoacetate hydrolase family protein: MKLIRYGQPGAERPGLVDATGTLRDLSMLLPDIGPAQLNPRTLAALAAIDASRLPAVDGTPRLGSPVGGVGKIVCVGLNYADHAREAGLQPPAEPVLFMKAVTALSGPNDDVRIPPGATKTDWEVELGIVIGTRAQQVAEADALQHVAGYVLANDVSERAWQMERGGQWDKGKSYDTFAPIGPWLATADEVPDPHAIDLWLEVNGQRVQNGSTRNFIFGVPTVVSYISQFMTLEPGDVILTGTPAGVGLGQKPAPWFLKAGDVVRLGATGLGEQVQKCVGG; the protein is encoded by the coding sequence ATGAAACTCATTCGCTACGGCCAGCCCGGCGCAGAACGCCCCGGCCTGGTCGACGCCACCGGCACGCTGCGCGACCTGTCGATGCTGCTGCCCGACATTGGCCCCGCACAGCTCAACCCCCGCACCCTGGCCGCTCTGGCCGCCATCGACGCGAGCCGCCTTCCCGCGGTGGACGGCACGCCGCGCCTGGGCAGCCCGGTGGGTGGCGTGGGCAAGATTGTGTGCGTGGGGCTCAACTACGCCGACCACGCGCGCGAGGCCGGCCTGCAGCCGCCTGCCGAGCCCGTGCTTTTCATGAAAGCCGTGACGGCACTCAGCGGCCCCAACGACGACGTGCGCATTCCGCCCGGCGCCACCAAGACCGACTGGGAGGTCGAGCTGGGCATCGTCATCGGCACCCGTGCGCAGCAGGTGGCCGAGGCCGATGCGCTGCAGCACGTGGCGGGCTATGTGCTGGCCAACGATGTGTCCGAGCGCGCCTGGCAGATGGAGCGCGGCGGCCAGTGGGACAAGGGCAAGAGCTACGACACCTTTGCGCCCATCGGCCCCTGGCTGGCCACGGCCGACGAAGTGCCCGACCCGCACGCCATCGACCTGTGGCTGGAGGTGAACGGCCAGCGCGTGCAAAACGGCAGCACGCGCAACTTCATCTTTGGTGTGCCCACCGTGGTGTCGTACATCAGCCAGTTCATGACGCTGGAGCCCGGCGACGTCATCCTGACCGGCACGCCCGCCGGCGTGGGCCTGGGGCAAAAGCCCGCGCCCTGGTTCCTGAAAGCGGGCGACGTGGTGCGCTTGGGCGCCACGGGACTGGGTGAGCAGGTGCAAAAGTGCGTGGGCGGCTGA
- a CDS encoding NAD-dependent deacylase, translating to MQSASPDTIKAWVQQARHVAVLTGAGISAESGVPTFRDAQTGYWAQFRPEDMATEAGFRAHPQRVWDWYQYRRELLAGALPNAGHMALAAFQQQFPGRITLITQNVDGLHQRAGSTGVLCLHGDIFEDRWLDMPRNCCHVEHAVAGHPPHCDRCGNLLRPGVVWFGEALPFRTLEAAQQAAKACDLMLVVGTAGAVYPAAGLAHQARAAGARVVVVNPAPSELDGTAHAVLSAPAAQVLPTLLG from the coding sequence ATGCAAAGCGCGTCGCCCGACACCATCAAAGCCTGGGTGCAGCAGGCGCGCCACGTCGCCGTGCTGACCGGCGCCGGTATCAGCGCCGAATCGGGCGTGCCCACCTTTCGGGATGCGCAGACCGGCTACTGGGCGCAGTTCCGGCCCGAAGACATGGCCACGGAAGCAGGCTTTCGCGCCCACCCGCAGCGCGTGTGGGACTGGTACCAGTACCGGCGCGAGCTGCTCGCAGGCGCTTTGCCGAATGCGGGCCACATGGCCCTCGCGGCGTTCCAGCAGCAGTTTCCCGGCCGGATCACGCTGATCACCCAGAACGTGGATGGCCTGCACCAGCGCGCCGGCAGCACCGGCGTACTGTGCCTGCATGGCGACATCTTTGAAGACCGCTGGCTCGACATGCCGCGCAACTGTTGCCATGTCGAGCACGCCGTGGCGGGTCACCCGCCGCATTGCGACCGCTGCGGCAACCTGCTGCGGCCCGGGGTGGTGTGGTTTGGCGAAGCCCTGCCTTTTCGCACCCTGGAGGCCGCGCAGCAGGCTGCAAAGGCGTGCGACCTGATGCTGGTGGTGGGCACGGCCGGGGCGGTGTACCCGGCGGCGGGCCTTGCGCACCAGGCGCGCGCTGCCGGGGCGCGGGTGGTGGTGGTCAACCCCGCGCCCAGCGAGCTCGATGGCACCGCCCACGCGGTGCTGAGCGCCCCGGCGGCCCAGGTATTGCCAACGCTGCTGGGCTAG
- a CDS encoding SulP family inorganic anion transporter: MSFSRASLSRWFPFLSWPRPDRALIRGEFFAGMTVGLMLVPQGVAYAALAGMPLVTGIYASLVPALVAVLFSASTRLGVGPTALTSLLIGASLTGMAEPGSAQWVALAAWMALLSGFVQLVMGLARFGWLLNLVTSPVLSGFTQAAALLILGSQLASLTGLRSDWSALLSTPSPGLFDLTAAAFGFGSLALLVLARRWRPAFPSAIVVVALAGALSWALDYADAGGAVVGALPSGMPDLYWPAALPWSSFSALVMPVLVVTLVSFLETASSAKVESQRSGERWNENQDLIGQGLAKISSGLCGSFATSASFSRSAINLYAGAKSGWATLFAIALVLVVLLWLTPALYHVPQSVLAAVVVTAVTSLIKPGTLLRLWRVSRTEAVIAAVTFALTLATAPRMYWGVLVGLLMNLSHFLYQRLHPRIIEVGLHPDGSLRDRHLWHLPALAPRLLALRMDAELDFASASALERRVTDHLASHPEVVHLCLMAQPINRIDVTGVETFAQLLALLQSRGGTLHLSGLKLPVERVLRQAGLLEAGSGLALYRTDAEALVALNQLEPPVPRV, encoded by the coding sequence ATGTCTTTTTCCCGTGCATCGCTGTCCCGCTGGTTTCCTTTTCTGTCATGGCCCCGTCCCGACCGCGCCTTGATCCGCGGGGAGTTCTTTGCCGGCATGACGGTCGGCCTCATGCTGGTGCCACAGGGGGTGGCCTACGCGGCGCTGGCCGGTATGCCGCTGGTCACGGGGATCTATGCCTCACTGGTGCCGGCACTGGTGGCGGTGCTGTTCAGCGCGTCCACGCGCCTGGGCGTCGGGCCCACTGCGCTCACCAGCCTGTTGATTGGCGCGTCGCTCACCGGCATGGCGGAGCCGGGCAGTGCGCAATGGGTGGCGCTGGCGGCGTGGATGGCGCTGTTGTCGGGCTTTGTACAGCTGGTGATGGGCCTGGCACGCTTTGGCTGGTTGCTCAACCTGGTGACATCGCCGGTTCTCAGCGGCTTCACGCAGGCCGCGGCGCTGCTGATTCTGGGGTCGCAGCTCGCGTCGCTCACGGGTCTGCGTTCCGACTGGAGCGCGCTGCTGTCCACCCCCTCGCCCGGCCTGTTTGACCTGACGGCAGCAGCCTTTGGTTTCGGCAGCCTGGCGCTTCTGGTGCTTGCGCGCCGGTGGCGGCCAGCCTTCCCCTCGGCCATTGTGGTGGTGGCGCTGGCGGGGGCCCTGAGCTGGGCGCTGGACTACGCCGATGCCGGCGGCGCCGTGGTGGGTGCGCTGCCATCGGGCATGCCGGATCTTTACTGGCCTGCCGCCCTGCCCTGGTCCAGCTTCTCTGCGCTGGTGATGCCGGTGCTGGTGGTCACCCTGGTGAGCTTTCTGGAGACTGCGTCCAGCGCCAAAGTGGAGAGCCAGCGCTCCGGCGAGCGCTGGAACGAAAACCAGGACCTGATCGGGCAGGGTTTGGCCAAGATCAGCAGCGGGCTGTGCGGCAGCTTTGCCACCAGCGCGTCCTTTTCACGCTCGGCCATCAACCTCTACGCAGGCGCCAAAAGTGGCTGGGCCACACTGTTTGCGATTGCGCTGGTGCTGGTGGTGCTGCTGTGGCTCACCCCGGCGCTCTACCACGTACCGCAGTCGGTGCTGGCCGCCGTGGTGGTGACGGCCGTGACCAGCCTCATCAAACCCGGCACCTTGCTGCGGCTGTGGCGGGTTTCGCGGACAGAAGCCGTGATCGCAGCCGTGACGTTTGCGCTCACGCTGGCCACGGCCCCGCGGATGTACTGGGGCGTGCTGGTGGGCCTGCTGATGAACCTGAGCCACTTTCTGTACCAGCGGCTGCACCCCCGCATCATCGAAGTCGGCCTGCACCCCGATGGCAGCCTGCGCGACCGCCACCTGTGGCATCTGCCCGCGCTGGCGCCGCGGCTGCTGGCGCTGCGCATGGATGCAGAGCTCGATTTTGCTTCTGCCAGCGCGCTGGAGCGCCGTGTGACGGACCACCTGGCCAGCCACCCGGAGGTGGTGCATCTGTGCCTCATGGCCCAGCCCATCAACCGGATTGACGTGACCGGCGTGGAGACATTCGCCCAGCTTCTGGCACTGCTGCAGTCGCGCGGCGGCACGCTGCACCTGAGCGGGCTCAAGCTGCCCGTGGAACGGGTGCTGCGCCAGGCCGGCTTGCTGGAAGCCGGCAGCGGCCTGGCCTTGTACCGCACCGATGCCGAAGCGCTGGTGGCACTCAACCAGCTGGAACCGCCCGTACCCCGTGTGTAG
- a CDS encoding ABC transporter ATP-binding protein, with amino-acid sequence MPESSTLPTTSSSTPIIAVEHVFKSVTDSTGTLDILRDIDFRLAARETAAIVGASGSGKSTLLSIIAGLDTPTRGTVRLDGHDLFAINEDERAALRAQKVGFVFQSFQLMGNLTALENVMLPLELANRRDARKAAADMLARVGLGQRLSHYPKVLSGGEQQRVALARAFVVQPAVLLADEPTGSLDFATGETIMKLMFELNREQGTTLVLVTHDRAIAEQCERRITIEAGRVV; translated from the coding sequence ATGCCTGAATCCTCCACATTGCCCACGACATCATCTTCCACACCCATCATTGCGGTGGAGCATGTCTTCAAGTCGGTGACGGATTCCACCGGAACCCTCGACATTCTGCGGGATATCGATTTCCGCCTGGCTGCCAGGGAAACAGCGGCCATTGTGGGCGCCTCGGGTTCGGGCAAAAGCACGCTGCTGTCGATCATTGCCGGGCTGGATACCCCCACGCGTGGCACCGTGCGGCTAGATGGCCACGACCTCTTTGCCATCAATGAAGACGAGCGCGCCGCGCTGCGCGCCCAGAAGGTGGGCTTTGTGTTCCAGAGCTTTCAGCTCATGGGCAACCTCACGGCGCTGGAAAACGTGATGCTGCCGCTGGAGCTGGCCAACCGCCGCGATGCCCGCAAAGCCGCTGCCGACATGCTGGCGCGCGTCGGGCTGGGTCAGCGCCTGTCGCACTACCCCAAGGTGCTCTCGGGCGGCGAACAGCAGCGCGTGGCGCTGGCGCGGGCGTTTGTGGTGCAGCCGGCCGTGCTGCTGGCCGACGAGCCCACGGGCAGCCTCGACTTCGCCACCGGCGAGACCATCATGAAGCTCATGTTCGAGCTGAACCGCGAGCAGGGCACCACGCTGGTGCTGGTCACCCACGACCGCGCCATCGCCGAGCAGTGCGAGCGGCGCATCACCATCGAAGCCGGGCGGGTGGTCTGA